The Engystomops pustulosus chromosome 4, aEngPut4.maternal, whole genome shotgun sequence genome contains a region encoding:
- the LOC140128506 gene encoding uncharacterized protein, with translation MERSSVPLHHRDNMYQTCTTLHQYNYPSSEGYSSLSPASSIDSSGLSPPYIGYATSQETLGNISMPCSQPMDLKMQPKIPTGKKTKKMKAKLPDTQRQSASEREKMRMRNLSKALQNLRRYLPPSVAPIDKTLTKIETLQLTIRYISLLSEQLGLSEEVLEQRRQGSLQRTRSEQSVSCYMDVNHSLCSEADEERIATTSSQEHIPSTRTPAIDPKWQNMETSNQMHYELYQHPILHVHQPQNHCLETRTALSHPPNDYYVPSYQQMVSCEEYSHLVELWRTEPSHV, from the exons atggaaaGATCTTCTGTGCCTCTCCACCACCGAGACAACATGTACCAGACTTGTACCACCTTACATCAGTACAATTATCCCAGCTCTGAGGGATACAGCAGTCTTTCTCCTGCATCTTCCATAGACTCCAGTGGCCTATCCCCTCCTTATATTGGTTATGCAACGTCACAGGAAACCCTTGGTAACATTTCTATGCCTTGCTCACAGCCAATGGACTTGAAAATGCAGCCTAAAATCCCTACAGGAAAGAAAACCAAGAAAATGAAAGCAAAACTACCTGACACTCAACGACAAAGTGCGAGTGAGAGAGAGAAGATGAGAATGAGGAACCTCTCCAAAGCTCTGCAGAACCTTAGAAGATATCTACCTCCTTCAGTAGCTCCAATAGACAAGACCCTAACCAAAATAGAAACTCTTCAACTAACCATCCGCTACATCTCACTGCTATCTGAACAACTTGGTCTAAGTGAAGAAGTATTGGAGCAAAGACGACAAGGTTCCTTGCAGAGGACAAGATCCGAACAGAGCGTTAGTTGCTACATGGATGTTAACCACTCGCTTTGCTCAGAGGCGGACGAAGAGAGAATAGCTACTACATCATCTCAAGAGCATATACCATCCACAAGAACCCCAGCTATTGACCCAAAATGGCAGAATATGGAAACAAGTAACCAGATGCATTACGAATTGTATCAACACCCCATATTACATGTACACCAACCACAGAACCACTGTCTAGAAACCAGAACGGCACTGTCTCATCCACCCAATGACTACTATGTCCCAAGCTACCAACAAATG GTCTCCTGTGAAGAGTACTCACACCTGGTGGAGCTATGGCGGACAGAGCCATCGCATGTCTGA